Below is a window of Arcobacter sp. LA11 DNA.
GTAAATTTATTTGCAATATTATCAAGATTATGTCTTGGTTCTTTTCCATTTATTTTTGCAAGATTATTCATTCTATCTACATTTTTTGTTGCGGCAACTTCCATTAGTCTTTTAAATCCATCCTCTAAAGTATCAACTATTTTATTTATTCCAGCAATAACTAAAACTTTTTTTGGTCCAAAGATTAATGCAGCAACTCTGTTGCCACTACCATCTGCATTTACAAGTTTTCCATCTCTTGTAATTGCATTTGTTCCTGTTACATAAATATCAGTTAACATACCTTTTCTTCTTCTATTGGTATTTT
It encodes the following:
- a CDS encoding lactate utilization protein, with the protein product MKKLIETLESCGYKVHFVERKEEAFDLASSMIKSGMSVGLGGSTTVKDIGLLDSLVKREDITLFNQYEKGITMEENTNRRRKGMLTDIYVTGTNAITRDGKLVNADGSGNRVAALIFGPKKVLVIAGINKIVDTLEDGFKRLMEVAATKNVDRMNNLAKINGKEPRHNLDNIANKFTYIKADEQDRINIILVNEELGY